Proteins encoded together in one Pseudomonas arsenicoxydans window:
- a CDS encoding flavodoxin codes for MKVAIISGSVYGTAEEVARHAAAILNAAGFETWHNPRATIAEVQAFGPQAFLAVTSTTGMGELPDNLQPLYSTIRDQLPAAWRGLPGAVIGLGDASYGDTFCGGGEQMRELFSELGVREVLPMLRLDASESVTPETDAEPWLAEFVSALRS; via the coding sequence ATGAAAGTTGCCATCATTTCCGGCTCGGTGTACGGCACGGCTGAAGAAGTTGCCCGCCACGCCGCGGCTATTTTGAATGCCGCGGGTTTTGAGACCTGGCACAACCCGCGCGCGACGATCGCCGAAGTCCAGGCTTTCGGCCCGCAAGCGTTTTTGGCGGTGACCTCAACCACCGGCATGGGCGAGTTGCCGGACAACCTGCAACCCTTGTATTCAACGATCCGTGACCAGTTGCCTGCCGCCTGGCGCGGTTTGCCCGGCGCAGTCATCGGCCTGGGCGATGCGAGTTATGGCGATACCTTCTGCGGTGGCGGCGAGCAGATGCGTGAATTGTTCAGTGAACTTGGCGTGCGCGAAGTGCTGCCCATGCTGCGTCTGGACGCCAGTGAAAGCGTCACCCCGGAAACCGACGCCGAACCTTGGCTGGCTGAGTTCGTCAGCGCGCTGCGGAGCTGA
- a CDS encoding MerR family transcriptional regulator, with amino-acid sequence MPVLTDVGSASQADLSLQREDLFPIREVARLTGINPVTLRAWERRYGLIQPTRTESGHRLYSMADIEKVRSILDWIDRGVAVSKVGKILAKSEPLQVLSHLIPKDLVQADYIQWQQQVQAAVTAFDEVQLEHVYGQIFSSYPLTVVFQDILLVVWKHLLQRHETFGQASEWLFLDGFLRSRVLQRLLLVRVMQPRQIIVCALADQARELEILITALYLCSVDSAIQLLAIGQPFDELALVCQRIKPKALVLVSNHAPAAELPRRLNRLAMSLDCQLLLAGDASDLAQESLAGSSIGCLGNEGTVMRQRMKQFLAGNLDT; translated from the coding sequence ATGCCTGTACTGACTGACGTTGGCTCTGCCTCACAGGCGGATCTTTCCCTTCAGCGGGAGGATCTCTTTCCTATTCGTGAGGTGGCGCGCCTGACGGGGATAAACCCGGTCACGTTGCGCGCTTGGGAGCGACGGTACGGGTTGATCCAGCCCACGCGCACCGAAAGCGGGCATCGGCTGTACTCGATGGCCGATATCGAGAAAGTTCGCAGCATCCTGGACTGGATCGATCGCGGCGTCGCCGTCAGCAAGGTCGGCAAGATACTGGCCAAGAGCGAGCCTCTTCAGGTCTTGTCGCATCTAATCCCCAAGGATCTTGTTCAGGCCGACTACATCCAGTGGCAGCAGCAAGTCCAGGCGGCGGTCACGGCCTTTGACGAGGTGCAACTGGAGCACGTCTATGGGCAGATTTTTTCCAGCTATCCCCTGACGGTCGTATTCCAGGACATTTTGCTGGTGGTCTGGAAACATTTGCTTCAACGCCATGAAACGTTCGGGCAAGCCAGTGAATGGCTTTTTCTCGACGGTTTTCTGCGCTCCAGGGTGTTGCAACGATTGCTGTTGGTGCGTGTCATGCAACCGCGACAGATCATCGTCTGTGCCTTGGCCGATCAAGCCCGTGAGCTGGAAATACTGATCACGGCCCTGTACCTGTGCAGCGTCGATTCGGCGATTCAGTTGTTGGCTATCGGCCAGCCATTCGACGAGTTGGCCCTGGTTTGCCAGCGGATCAAGCCCAAGGCACTGGTGCTGGTGTCCAATCATGCGCCGGCAGCCGAGTTGCCTCGACGTTTGAATCGGCTGGCTATGAGTCTGGACTGTCAGCTATTGCTGGCTGGCGACGCGTCGGACCTGGCACAGGAAAGCCTGGCCGGATCGTCGATCGGATGTCTGGGTAATGAGGGGACGGTGATGCGCCAGCGCATGAAACAGTTCCTGGCAGGAAACCTGGATACCTGA